The genomic interval GGGTGGTCCACCGGCTGCTGGGGAACAGCGCGTCAGCACCACAGCGCAGGCGCAGGCGCGGCGTGGAAGCAAGGGGCGCCTACCTCTGCGCGAGTGCGGCGGGACACGACTCGCAGCCAGTTCCCGATGGTGGTGAGCACTGAAGCGAAGTAGGCCAGGCCGAGCAGGATCCAGAACCACACCAGCGGCTGGTAGGCTGCAAAGTTCTGGTTGGGACTGGCCCCTGAGACACCGCCGGGGAGGGCAGAAAGAAGTTGATTGTGAGACACGCCTTGAGCCCATGAGTCTCGGGTTCACTGTCCTTCCCAACTCCTGGAGAGGATCCGCCCTCCCCAGGGCCAAGGGTCTGAGCTAGAGTGCGTGAATAGACGCAAGGAGACAGACTGGGAGTGACTTGAAGGTGTGCAAGAGAAGAGTAAATGGAGGTGCTCATGCGCAAGAATGTGAGCATGTGTGAGGGGTGCATGTGTACAAGAATGTGGCATGTGTGAAGGGGTCACTTAATATACGTGTGAGCATGCATGGGCGTGCAGGCATGCAAGACCGTAAGTAGGCAGGAGGTGTCGCAGCCCCGCCAAAACGTGAGGGTGCATTCAGTGAGCGGATGTAGGGCGTGGAGCAAGCGCGTGTGAGCTCACAAGCGCCCTGTGGAATTTCGAGAGAGAAGCCAGATGGCAGAGCCCGTGGGAAGGGAAGAGCAACCCAAGAAAGGTGGCCTCACCGGCCACATAGTCCCCGAAGCCCACCGTGGTGAGTGTCACCACCACGAAGTAGATGGCCTCCAGCTTGCTCCAGCCCTCCATGTAGCAGAACACGAACGTGGGCGTAAGGACAAAGAGCAGGCAGCCGATCAGCAGGAAGAGCACCGCGGATAGAATTCGCACCAGCCCCGGTGGCACGTGCCACTTCTGCAGGGAGGGGCCGAGGAGTCACCAAAACCTCCAGGCTCACACCCCACACCCCCTCTTCTCAGAACCACCAGTGTTAGAGGTTCGCGGGATTCAGGCGCCCCGCCCCGCTCACATGCCCCGGGCTGGGACGGACGTAGGTAAGGGTATCCCGAACCCAACGCCAGGGCGCACAGGGCTTGGAGCAGCTCACCAGGAAGATGGCTTCGATGTGACCGATGCCACGGCGCAAGGAAGAGCCTAGCCGGTCCCCGACCCCGGCCAGCAGTATCCCAAACAGCGGGATCCCCACCAGCGCATAAAAGATGCAGAAGAGGCGCCCAGCGTCTGTGCGCAGGGCTGCGTTGCCATAGCCTGGGCAGAGGGGCCGTGCAGCAGGTCTAGGGGCTACCTGGCACCCCCCTAGCTCCCCCTGCACCTTCCCCCATGAGAAAGCCCAGCCACCCCTTGCCCCCTCTCCATGCCCAATCCCTTCCCCCACCGATGGTTGTGATGATGGTGCCTGAGAAAAAGAAGGCACTGCCCAGGTCCCAGGCTGAATGGTTGCTGTTACTGGTTGAGTTGGTGTCAGGGTTCGCGCCCCCTCCCAGGGCATCAGCCACATCCTGCAGGACAAGGCGCAGAAGGAGGAACCTCAGTCCTTGCCTCCTATCCTGGCCAACCCCTGGCCTGAGTGCTTCCCTCCTTATCCCTCCCAGCTCTCCCCTGCCCTCTGGTCTTCTTGAAGGCAGTCCCTTAGGGCAGACATTGCAGATTGGGCAGCCCAATTTTGTTGTTTGACCAACACATTGTTGTAGAAACGTTTGAGTTATCAGCCCCTTAATTTCACATAACAGATTTCCAGTTTTACAGTGGTcaggagcacagactctgggaCCAGCCTGCCTGGGTTCACATCTTGGTGCTAAGTGAAGCTGAACTGCACTTCCATTTCTGCATCTGTCAGTTGGGGATGGTGATAATAGTACCTTCCTCAAAGAGTTATTGTGAAGAGTTAAAGCATTCACAACAAAGCAAGCATTGTGTAGTTGTTAAATGATTACCCATGTAGACAGCATGCTCAATGAGTTCAGCTTTCCAGGGACCCCACCACCTCTACTTCCCCATAGGAAGCTGACTTTGAGTCAGTCTCTTGCCTTCAAAAATCTGATTAAAGTTAGGGACCCTCCCTCCAGGAAGGTTCACATACCAACAAATTTTGCATCCAGTTTGGGGAGGGTCATGGACAGACAAACCCTTCCCCACCCTGCTGAAGTCCAAACCAaaccctgtgctacacagtagatgctcactaaaggtgaaagtgaaaatcactcagtcttgtccgactctttgtgaccccatggactatacagtccatggaattctccaggccagaatactggagtggatagccttttccttctccaggggatcttcacaacccagggatcgaacccaggtctcctgtattgcaggcagattctttaccagatgagccacaagggaagcccagatgctTATTAAATATGATTACATTCATGAAATGGCCATGTGTCTGCCCATCTTGCCAGCCAGTTGGCCTCCCTCCCAAGACAGAGTCTGTGTTTTGAGAGTGCCTGCCCTAAGTGATGGAGGTCAGAGCACAGTGAGGAGAGAGCACAGGGGGCCCTTCCCCAAGCAGCACTGAGCCAGGACACACAGGCGGCAGTGTGAAGGAGGTCATAAAccaccttctttctctctgactgcAGTCCTCATTAGCAAGACACATTCCAAATTAATCTTCCTAAAGTGACAGCCCCAAATCTTCCATCCCTCTCTGCTATCTGCAGAATAGAGTCTGAGTTCCCCAGCCCAGCCTGTAAGCCCCTTCTCCATGTGGTCCCAACCTCCCTTTCCCGAGTCTTCTCTCCTGGGACTtccattttggagcccaagttaCAGTGACCTTATCCCCAGATTTTGAGACGATTCCATTTCCTGTAATAATCTCTTCATGAAGCCAAGAAGTGAAGTGTATGATTaaaagttatttcattttattttgcaacACTTTTCCAATAAATTCACAACTTGGGAAAAAATCCTTTGTCATTCTGGGTGTTCTAATTTTTGCTTCAAATGACTAGGCATCTGCTAAATCCAAGAACTGCAAAACACTCTGAGCTTTCCAGTTTCCACGCCTTTTTCCATGCTGTTCCTCTGCCTGAGAGTCTCTTGCAACCCAATCACACATCTCTAAATTCTACCCATCTCATCTGCTTCATCAGTTACTGGCTCTTCCCAAAGACCCTGGGGCATTTCCCTCCTTGCCATCACCCTCACCCTGCACCTAGGCCAGGGCTCAGCATACAGCTGGCAGTTAACAAAGAAGGAAGTAAGGAAAACTCCCCTTCTACTAAATCCTACAGTGAACTTTCCCTGGAATCGGTGCCTTCGCCTAGATGTGACATCCTCTAGGCTACAGCCTGCATATGTCCACCCCAATATCAATTTCCCTGCTCACCCTATCCTGGACAGCATGGcacctagcacacagtaggtgcacaATTGCTGCATGACTGGCTAATTAtagaagagaaataaagcagCTGTTGTCCGCCTTGCATGTTTctgcccttccttttcttcttttttcatatcCAGGAGAAAAGCTATTCCTTTGTGAAGATAAAATAGGTCAggttccctctctcctcctgccctgtggTGTGGTCAGACACTCTCCTACCCAGAGTGTCAGAGAGCCTTTCTGGGCATTCTCTGGGTCAGAGACAATGTCCAGTTGCCTGTGtcctggccccaccccaccctcaactCTGCTCCAGGTCCTGCCACCTTGGGAATCAGCTGGAACACTGAGTCCCCATGCTGATGCCTCCTCCTTCCATAAGAACAGGCAGGAAAGGAAAGGTGGGGGGAGGTTAGCTTTTCAATAACATAATACACATTAATGTAATCAAGTTAAATGTtaggtgtttttatttattttttttagtatgaCAGTGGCTCAGAAATCAGAGCGAGAGCAGAGGTGCTTGCCTGACAGTAGCATGAAAGGCTGCGGCCCACCCTTCCTTTAGTCACTGAACCAAAGCCCACCCCATCCCTGATTTGCACTCCCTCTAGCTTTCACTTCACAAGCATGTGTCGTGGCAGGAAGGTGTGCTCAAGCTGGCATCCATGATGGCATGGATTGGCTTAGGGGAACCTGGAACCCTCCGAAATCAAGGGTACGTATTTATATGTGCACTTTTTTGGAGGTAGGGGGTGGGGAAGTGTTCACagtgttcttgggtttctctGAGGCATCTGTGACTCTAAAGAAGCACAGGAACTAGTGTAGAgatgccagatttagcaaataaaaatactgcATGGGacaaatttgtgttttaaaagtatTCATCCTTGAGCTGAAATTTACATTTAACTGGGTATTCCAGCCTTCATCTGGTAACCCTAAACCTGTGAGTTAGACCTGGGAAGACGTAACATATCTCATATGCTACAgctgtttattcatttcttccttcacgGGTTCCTTCACGCAATCACTATCACACGCCAGGCAACCCAATGCTGGGCACAGCAAGGAAAACAAATGCAGCCCATGGCCGCCATATTGAAAACACAAGAGACCTGGATCCTGGCCTCTGCCCCGCACCCCTCCAGCTGCACCCTGCCTTCAGGGGtgtgggtcaggaagcagcaCTCCAGAACAGGGCCCCAGCCGCATGCAGCTAGTATCAGGGGGTCACGGGTGACTGCTGCAGGTCTCTCCCCCACCCACGCACCTTGATGAAGAGCCCCAGGTCCTGGTCGCTCACACATGGATGGGCCCTCAGGAACTTCTCTCGCACCTCCCCCAGCTCCCTTTGGGCCTGCTGCTCATGGGGCTGCTCCAAGGCCTGGAACACCAGGGCACCGGACACCAGGTAGAGCAGGACCAGAGCCAGCAGTGCCAGTAGTGTGGTGCTGCGCATGGCGCGCCCAGGGGCCCGGCCAACTCCACTGCCCGCCTGGGGAGGCTGGGCAGGGGGTTCCTGGGGAGCTGCAGTCACTGCGGGCAGAACCAGGGATGCCGGGGTCAATCATCTGGCCTGACACCCCTACACCCTCCTTCTCCAACCCTACACACGCAAAGGTCCTGGGAGCCCCCGGCCCTACTACCTGCAGAGGGTCTCTCCTCACACCCCTCTGATCAACCCGCTCCTGGTACCAGGACACACCcagtgcccaccccacccccacctcagtcCTCCCCCTTACCTCCACTGCCCGGCCCTCAGCCCCAGTCCGGGACTCCAGGGTGTGAGAAGAGGGCACAGGGAAAGGAAAGGACGGAGAGTGGAAGGTGGAAACAGAGACAGCCTGCCCAGGGAGAGGCGGGGCCAGAGAGGAGATGCTGGGGGCCTGGAGAGGGACCCCGCCTTCCAGCTGGGGGCTGAGGGGGAGCAGAGGACCACGCCGGGCAGGGACGTGGATGGCGGTCCGGCTTGTCCGCCGAGGTTGCAGCAGCATCTTCGCggcttctccctcccctcctgcctctccttGCCCGGCTTCTAGAGGCGATAGGCCGGGCTGGGAGCCCCCAGGGTCCCCAGCGCCCCGCTGGGCTTTCGAGGAACCCAGGGGCGGGTCCCAGTCGCTGCGCAGAGGCGAGGCtgggtggaggggaagggagggtacCGGGTTCCGGGAAGGAGCGGGATGGGAGCGACCAGGGCCGGACCAGCGCGGCATCCCCCAGGACAGCTGCCGGCTCCCCCGGGACAGAGCGCGGCGACGCCCACGCGCACACACGCGGGCACAAAGACCAGCGCGCCCACGCTCCGCCCTGCGGCTCCAGGCGGCCTCGCTGCCCGGGTTGCATGCACACCGTCCACCTGCACACACCCCGGACTCCGGGGCACACCGGACCTTCAGGGCCGTGCGCGCCGGGCCAAGGCCCCCAGAGGcccacacacatgtgtgcacagacTCACTTCCACGCACACCCAGATCGCGGGGCCACCGCGCAGCGCCCGCCGCCCAGACACCGCACACCCGCCACTCGCTCCCACCACCTCCCCGCGTCTTCACGCCGACGCCTCGGAGCGTGACGGGCGGCGGGCGGGACGCACGGCCGCAGGACTCCCGGAGGTGGGCCCCCTCCCAGCCGGTCTCCCCCTGCGCGACCCAGCCCGGGAGCCCGGCCTGCGGCCCCCGCCGTCCCGCACGCCCTCCCCGCGCCCGCGCGCCCGCCCGCTCCGCCCCGCACTCACTGTTGGCCCCGCTGCGGCTGCGGCTGCGGCCCGGGCTCCCGTGCGGCCTCGCCGGTGCCGGCGGGGCCGCGGAGGCGGCGGCAGGGGCGGAGCGGGCGGGCGCTGGTGCTGAGACCCCCCTCCTGCCGCCAGAAGCCCCCCTCCTCCCGTGTTTAACCCCTCCAGCACCGCTCTTCCCTCGGTGCCTCGCCCTCGCCTCCGGCTCGGCTCTCCGCAGCCCCTTACCTGAGGTTGCCCAGCCCCCCAAACCCAGCCCGTCCCGGGAGGTGAGTGGCACAGGAGCCCGAGAGGGGTCGCCGCTGGGTCAGGCGTGGAATCTCAGACTGGGGCCCTGGTACTGCCCTGTGGGCTAGCCAGTGTGGCCAGCGGCACGGCCCCAACTTGGACATCAGCCGGCTCAGTTCTCCGGGCCGGCGCCACGCTAATTTCCCAGCATCTTCCAGGCCCACTACCAGATCAGAAGGGCCCTCAACTCCCCTCCCCAAGGGACAGTCCGGCCCTTGGGGTCTGCACTCCTGAGGGAGAGACCCCAGGGGACAAAGGGGTGGGGGATCCACGGAGGAAACCTGGAATTGGCCGAGGTAGGGTTAGGACCAAGCTCTGAGAAATCAAGCTGGGCACCGCCTGCCTCTACTCCTGTATACCCATCCCTCACTCCTTAGTTCCATGTCCATCCCAGCCTGGAAGGGGTAGCGGCACTCCCTCTCCCACTGTCTGAACAGCAGGGCTCTGAACTTATCTCCCCTCTTCTCTTGCTTGCTTCTTAGCAACTCTCATCTTGCCAAAGACCCTTCCCTCCTCTGGGGTCCTCAGCCTTCACTTGGGTGGTTTTAACTATGGGCTCTAGGGCTGACCACCCCATAACAGTAGGGGGCCTAGACTGGTGACCAGACtctccaggcctcccagtccccaCTTACAGAAAAGGGATGACTAATTATCACCTCAGGATGCTGTGCTGAGCATTAATGAGATCGGTATTTGTAAATGCTCGAAACACAGCCTGGCACTCACAATTGAGTGCCCTACAAATGTCAGCAATTTCCCTTTCAACTGAAAGTGATTGTTCAGCTTTGAGCTGCTTCTCTTGAGTCTCAGAGGCCCATCTCTGGAGGTACTGAGGCTTGGGGCTCAGGACAGTCCCAGGTGAAGGGTTTCAAGGCAGGCTCAGTGCTAGGCCCCAGGAGCTCCAACGAGCTGGACCAAATGGCCAGATACAGGGGCGAGATAAATGACTCTCTGATAAATGACTCCCAGCCATGGGACAGAGGATATATCTGTAAGGCCTGTGATTACAGAGGGCAGCAACTGCACTATCAGGGACAGTCAGGGAAGGGGCTCCCCAGGCAGACTCTGTGGGGGCAGCCTGGCCAAATTGGCACAGGCTAGGGCGATGGGGGCTGCTTTTCCTCCACCAGTCCTGGACTAACTCATGGACCTGAAGGCCAGGTTGGGCATAATGACAGGGAAACAGGGTCCCTAGAAATCCCGATCCACTGAGGGTAAGAGGCATGGCAGCCATGCAGTCACAGTGCCAAGggacctggggtggggtggggagggacatagttccctgacctggaaaTGGCAGGGTTCATAGAGGTGACATTTGAAGCAGTTCCCGAAGAAAGAGTAGAAATTGTTCAAGCAGGGAAGGGACTGGAGTTGGGGCTGGATTCTTctggtctcttttttttctttggactCCAGGTTTGTCCCTCTCCTTACTCACCAGCCTTGGGGGAGGTAAatggccccagcccagcccagtagCCCCCTTCGAGGGCCAGTGTCCAATCAGCCTTAGACCGAACAGATGATGGTGTGAGAAACACAAGCAGACAACTGATGGACAGCAAATGGACTTGGGGCACAGACACTGTTTATTGAGTGGCAGACGCAGGAGAGGTAGCTGGCTCCGGAGTGGAAGCGGAGGCGGTGGGGTGGGTCATGCCAGGGCGCCGTGAGCATCTGGCAGCCAGGGCCATGCCCCCCCATCCTAGGGGACAGCACAAGCTCACTGCATCAGGAGTAGCAAGGAGCCGGCCTGGGGAAGAGGCAGCCACAGCCCCCGGGGATCCTGGGCAAGAAGCAGCAGACGAACTTGGCACAAgggtctggggtgggaggggctggggtctggGTGTTCTGCGGGGAGATGAAGGGGGATCACGTCTGTGGGGTGGAGTAGAGACTGTGGTGGTGGCCGCCTGGTCCCAGAACCTGGGAGAAGAGCAGGGGCGTGGTCCGAGTCTGGCTGCCTCCACACCAGCCTGGTTCCCGCCCGATGGTGCCATACCAGCTGCTGGAGCCTAGGCtgcctgacatgctgcaggcAGAAACAGGGTCAGTCCCCCAGCAGTCACTAGGACCACAGTCACCAGAgttgggggaggagagagactgACCGAGAACAGAGCTCAGTGACCCAGACTTCTCTGACTATGGCAAACTGCATCTTGGGGGGTGAGGTAGGGACTTTAGCAAGAGCAAACCAGAGGGGACTTCACCTAGTATAGACCATGGCATGGGCAGAGGTGGGTGGCAAGACCTGCTCTAGGACCCCATGGCTTGGTGGAGCAACCTGAGAGCCCAGGGGTCCTCGGGTGGGGCCGGGACTCCTACCTGGTGCTCTCACCCCGGCTATGCTCCCAAGAGCAGCCCTCATCCTCGCAGTGTGCCCGGTCGAAGAAGTAGGAACGGGAGCCAAAGACCTGCCCGTTGAGGATGCGGCTGGTGCTCTAGGGAAGGGAGCCACCATTGATGCTTCCTTCTGCCCCCCACTGGCCTCCCACACCCCCAGAACCCAGCCCAGGGACCGCCAGTGCCGCCCCTCTCCACTGGCCCTCACCAGGTCCTGCGGGGGCCGATGTACCCGGAAGAAGCCCACCAGCAGGGTGGTGGGCAGCAGCTCCCACACAAAGAGGATGAGGCCAAACACCAGGTAGCCTTTGTTCCCCAGGTCGTTCACCAGGTCCGCCtgtggggaggcaggggctgTGCCGATCTGCAGTCATGCCAATGCGGCCCCCAGACCGGACCCAGGCCAGCTGGGggccaggagccacagctactgggGAGGCGGCAGATGTGTCGAATGCCCACCTGATCAGAGACGTTGTACCAGTCGTAATCGAAGGCGTCCAGCCGGCTCCGGGGGGCCAAGGCCAGGGCTGCCAGGTTGTAGCAGGCCCGGCTGGCATAGAGCAGGACCATGGCGCCACCCATTGCAGCTGCCTGGCACACACTGGTCCCCTGGCAAAGATGACAACAGGGGACCCTTAGGGAGGGGAGGTTTCAGCTTTCTCTCTACTCTGAAGACCCCAAACGCCCCAAAGACACCCAGGCATCAGCGCTTGTGGCCCTACCTTGGCCTCCAGGTAGATGCTGGTGGAGGGGGCCCGCCGGGCCACAAGGCAGAGGCAGGCGGCAAGAGAGAGTGCGCAGATAACAAACAGGGAGTCGCTCACCAGGACACGCACCAGCAGGAGGGCCCAGGGCTGTGCCCGGCGCCGGCGGGACAGCATGGCGCACAGCACATTCACCAGCAGAAAGAGCAGCGAGGCCCCCACGAAGGCCCCTCGGACAGCCAGCCTGCGGCCCACAGCACAGTCAGCCCCAGGCGACCACCCTTGCCACTCCCCAACCACCCAACCCTTCCCAGGAGACCCGGGTGTCAGTCAGAACCTCAGGCCACGCAGTCTGAACCCCACTCCTCCAGTTTTgcggatgaggaaactgaggctaaagaGGTCAGAATATGACTGACAGCTGTGGTACAGCAGAAAGAGCACTGGATTGGGAGTCAGAAATCTGAGTTTAAGCCCTGGCTCTACCTCCTGCCAGGTGTGCGACCTTGAACATGTTGCTTGGCCTTGctgggcctcagtgtcttcatctctCAAATGGGGATACATCAGCTTCGAAGGTAAGTTGTAAATATTAAAGATGTCTGTGAAAGCTCTTAATAAACTGTGAGATGTTGTATAAAGGACAGGAGTTACcactgcccaaggtcacccagaagTGCCCTTTGGAGCTTCCGAGGGCCGGAGCCTCCAGCTCTTCCTCCATCATGGATGACATTGGCACCCTCTCCCTTCACCATATTTCACTGGTTTTTATTACAGTTGAGCTTCACATATGTAGCACCTCTGCAGACCATCTGCACCAGGTGCCTAATGTTCCCGAGCCTTCCCCAAGCATCCTGGGCTGTACTCCCCTCAGCCCTACCAGGGGGAAGGAATGGACACTGGGCTTCTCCCTGCCcctgacctggggactgaacccaccaGTACTTACAAGCCTCGGCTCATCTCTGGCCGACGCTTTGCCTTGGCTTTGAACACCACCTGGGGGCAGAGAGGCCCATTATTCTTTGGGGCCCTGGGGCTTGCTACCCCACAGGCCTACCCCCACCCATCACCATGGTTACCTGAGCAAAGTAGAGGTTCATGAGCGTCAGTGTGAAGAACTGCAGGCAGACAGGACAGCAGTAGAGAAGCCAAAAGGGCAGGGGCCCCAGGTGGTTGGCTCGGGGTGTGTCTCGAAAGTAGAAAGAGAACAGGGTGGTACGCAGGGCAGCCCAGAGCAGACAGAGCGCCAGGAACACCGTCTGATAGCTGAGACGCTTGTGCCCATACAGGAGTACCAGCCAGAGCTGGGCATAGACCGAGAAGAAGAGCAGGGCGTACAGGGTGGTGTAGGCCGCAGTCAGCCCCAGGGTCACGGCGGGCGGCAGCGCAGGTACCAGCCCAGCAGCAGGCACCAAGCCAGACAGGTTACTCTCCATGTCAGGGAGGGAGGCCTGAACCCTGAAGACAGAGATGGAGGGGCCGGCAGGGGGCCAGGGAAATAAATACGGAGGGGTGGGAGTTGTAGGGTGCTCAGGCGGAAAGCAGTGGTGGTTGGCCGGGCCCTCCCGCCCTCGACAGAGGGCCCCTTGCCTTCGCGGGGCACAGGCAACCTGGGTCCCTCACTACGGGGTGTGGAAGGACAGCCCTTCCTCTCCAGGGCAGAGTGGGGAGTACTCCTCTCCAGGCCAGGCTCAAAGCCggggatggggggaagggggTGCAGAAGCCGAAGGAAAGGGGGTCCCTGGCCTCGGTCGCTGGAGTCGTCCCGGCAGGAGGGGGAGAGCCGGCCAACGCCAGTCTGTTCAGAGCAGCGGCCGCTGCTGGGGACGCTCAACGTCTggctctccccctccccaaactggagggctctctcccctccaACAATCCGGATGGGGAGGGCCTCTGCCTTCCGTCCTCAGGATTCCGGACGctggcccaccccaccccccactgcgTCCACTCTCCAGCCGCGGGGGGGCGGGAGGAGGCCGACGCCCGGTCCTCAGGCCGCGGCTGCGGGAGCCGGCTCCGGTCGCTGGGACCCGGGGCTCCAGCTCCCTGGCTCCCGCTGCTCCGCCCCCTCCTGCGCCTGCGCGGCCGCCGTTCGCTACGCAAATTGCTCAGGGTCTGGTCCTGGCTACGCAGGCCCGCGCCGCACCCGGCGCGGAGCTGTTCGAGAATTGGCGCAACTTGAGCCACCGCCGGGCGCCAGGGGTTACTAGAGGCGGCGAGCGGCCTTGACGTTCCGGCTGAGCCGCATCCGGCCTGCGCCCGGGTGGGCATTGCCTGGAGCTACCGGCCCTCGCTTCCATAGAAAGCTGGCGATTCCCATGCTTCTCTTCCCCATCCCCAAATCAAGATTGTGCCGCCCGATCCGGGGCGGTAACGACTTCCCTTCACTCGGCCTCGAGGGAAACTTCCGCCCTCAGCCAAGATGGCCTCCGGGCCCCGCCCCCGGGCCTTAATCCGCGGGACCCCCGCGTCCCGCGCGAGCCCGCCCGCCCATTCCCTAGGGGGCGGCGTTTCCCGCTCACCTGGCCTGCCGTCTGCCAGGCGCGAGGCCTCCGCAAGTCCTATTGTCACTCTCCTAGGGGCCCCTTTCCCTTCTGCGCCGGGACAGTCATCCTGCCCCGGGTGGAGGCTCCCTCGCTTATCTCTAGTGCCCCCGAGTTGGCGCGAGGAGTGGCGCCCCTGACGCGGGCGGTGCGAGGTTTCCACCgcgaggagaagggaggggcgcTTCCCGAGCCGGTCACCCGGTTCGGATGGAGCAgtgacaacagcaacaacagttgCCTCCGACGGC from Bos indicus x Bos taurus breed Angus x Brahman F1 hybrid chromosome 29, Bos_hybrid_MaternalHap_v2.0, whole genome shotgun sequence carries:
- the KCNK4 gene encoding potassium channel subfamily K member 4, with the translated sequence MRSTTLLALLALVLLYLVSGALVFQALEQPHEQQAQRELGEVREKFLRAHPCVSDQDLGLFIKDVADALGGGANPDTNSTSNSNHSAWDLGSAFFFSGTIITTIGYGNAALRTDAGRLFCIFYALVGIPLFGILLAGVGDRLGSSLRRGIGHIEAIFLKWHVPPGLVRILSAVLFLLIGCLLFVLTPTFVFCYMEGWSKLEAIYFVVVTLTTVGFGDYVAGASPNQNFAAYQPLVWFWILLGLAYFASVLTTIGNWLRVVSRRTRAEMGGLTAQAASWTGTVTARVTQRVGPTAPPPLEKERPPLPPPPCTAQPASRPLSPAAPEKTEPSSPPSPPTPPTPPTASALDYPSENLAFIDESSDTQSERGCALPRAPRGRRRPLNPPRKPSRPRGPGRPRDKGVPA
- the GPR137 gene encoding integral membrane protein GPR137, which translates into the protein MESNLSGLVPAAGLVPALPPAVTLGLTAAYTTLYALLFFSVYAQLWLVLLYGHKRLSYQTVFLALCLLWAALRTTLFSFYFRDTPRANHLGPLPFWLLYCCPVCLQFFTLTLMNLYFAQVVFKAKAKRRPEMSRGLLAVRGAFVGASLLFLLVNVLCAMLSRRRRAQPWALLLVRVLVSDSLFVICALSLAACLCLVARRAPSTSIYLEAKGTSVCQAAAMGGAMVLLYASRACYNLAALALAPRSRLDAFDYDWYNVSDQADLVNDLGNKGYLVFGLILFVWELLPTTLLVGFFRVHRPPQDLSTSRILNGQVFGSRSYFFDRAHCEDEGCSWEHSRGESTSMSGSLGSSSWYGTIGREPGWCGGSQTRTTPLLFSQVLGPGGHHHSLYSTPQT